In the Chaetodon trifascialis isolate fChaTrf1 chromosome 12, fChaTrf1.hap1, whole genome shotgun sequence genome, AGGGGTGGGTGATATTATTGTTATCACACTGCAATAATCTGCTGTAATGTTGGCTTTGAAGCTGTGGGTGGTGCTGTCAAAGTGCAGGCTCCATCAATTGAGCAActtcaaaagagaaaaatgagatcGGATGTAATCTTTGTTAAGGTGGATTTGCTCTTGAAAGTCCAGATATTCTGGGAAGAGAGTCTATCTCACAGCATAAATGTACaatgatctaaaaaaaaaaaatcttccagAATATTTGTTTCTCTAAGTGTGCATCCTCTGCCTCTACATGAAACTCAGCCTCTGCCGGTGACTCACTGGGATGGACTCCTCTAGTGGTCTGGTGAATAATGTGGGAGCTGAGACCGAGTCTTAACTCTCAGGAATGTTTATCCCTGGCACCTATTGCTAATTATAAGACTGAGGGGAGAAAAATTATACCACTCTTAGAATTTTGACACACTTAAGACAAAAATGTGACTGTAAGGAGCTTTAAACGCACTGGCCCTGATCTGTTGGAGCTAATGTTACACCACATGACCCAACGTCCCTCTAATCTCCTCCGTCAGATGAGGAGTGGCCTTCGCATTATTTCTTATTAAGATGAGcatcgctgtgtgtgtgtgaagcctctTTGTGGTTACGTAAATAACTTGTGCCAGCATGTAAATATAAAGCCCCAGCTCagattagtattagtattagtattagtattagtattgaCTGACAGAATGTTGATCATAGACTGACAAATGTCTGATTCTCTctgactgtttgttttccaaCCCCCCCCACACCTACAGTGTTGCCAGCTTTGCCCACCCACACCCTCCCCCCGCCCCTGTCCCCTGCCATGCCTTTGGATTGAGGTTCATTCGTCCGCCGTGCCGCCCTTGCCACAGACTTACAGCGAATGCATCATGGTGGATGTGACCAAATGGCCCATTTTCAGCCTGATGGGGCCCCAGGAACTCGCCACGATACGCAAAGCGTGCGTATTTGGAATGTCTGCTAATGAGGCCATCTACATCACCAATGATGATGAGGTGAGAGGTCAGAGGGACAACAGGGATGTGGAGCTAATCATGCAAGGTGATGTAAGGCTTCCTGGGTTGCTCTGAGAACTTAACTTGTGTTTAAGTAATAGAGGAGCTGTTGgttttttccatattttatcCATTAAGTTACAAACCATGTCTGCTTTTATTGACTATTACTGTTTTGCCTCCCTGCTCCCATCGACCTTTTTTCGAACCACAACAGGCAACTGTTGTCAGCAAATAAGCTCCTCTAAATCCACCGTACACCACCAGCCCagaaccaaacagcagacagagcaaAGCCACAAATTGGTGAACATAGTAGgagccagaaacatgactcccaATGAATGcttgtgttgctgtgtctgctggatgagtTAACAGGCAACTGATTGCTTGCATTTCTCCAAAACAAGTTTTGAAGGCAAAAATATGGCAGTTAAGcttacagcttgttctgctgcccccaagtggccaaaaaaataaaCTCAACAATACAGATTTGTTAGTTGGCTGCATTTCTGCAAACGTGCACATTGCGAAAAGTGTTTCTTGCCCCAGAAAAGTTACTGTTTGACAGCTTTATGTTTAATTTTAAATTCCTTGAATAATGGTCACAGTCAGCAGTTTGTAGTCAGGGGGCTGAAACATGGCAATGTTCAAGTAAAGCTCCTGTTACCGCCCATCCTTCCTTGTCACGTCTCTGTATCCGTGCTGTTGTTCTGTGCTGAGTTGTGTGTGAAGGGAGGGAAGGTTGGTGGCAGCACACTGCCTGCAGATCTTATCAGCGCCGCCCACCGGTGTTGATGCTTGTGTGTCTGGAATGTGACCTGCTGCCTACTCGGCTGACTGCGGCTGCCTCTGCTTAGCCCTGCTTATCACTGATCCACATTACATGTTCTCTCGTTTGGCCGCCCTCTCTCCACACTCAGGTGTATGTGTTTGGGTTGAACTGCAGCAACTGCCTGGGAACAGGGGACAGCCAGAGCACCATTGTGCCCAAGAAGGTGGACTTCCTGAGTGGGAGGAAGGTGGTCAGTCTGAGCTATGGCAGTGGACCCCACGTCCTGCTGGCCACAGAGGGTAGCTGCACAAAACATTTAATCCTCCTCTTCACATGTGGATTAAAAAGTGCTGCAGAATGACTaatctttttgtgtttcagatggAGAGCTCTTTGCCTGGGGCCATAATGGTTACAGCCAGCTGGGAAATGGGACAACCAACCAAGGAGTAGCTCCAGTCCTTGTGTCTGCCAACCTACTGAATAAGAAGGTCACAGAGGTGGCCTGTGGCTCTCACCACTCAATGGCTCTGACCGACTCAGGAGAAGTGAGTGTCTGGTGAAAGAAATGTTTCTTTAACAGCAGAATTATATATGTCGCAGAGTGAAAAGCTGTTTAAAACCACCTCAGTCCAATCACAGCTGTAGTTGATCCCCCTGAGCTGAAAACTAAGCTCAGCCTGAAGGAAACTGTTGTCCCTCACACTCCTTCAAACATCCTTCAGCTCCACACTGTAGCACACTGTGTTTCCCACTGGCTTCCAGACACACCAGCATTTTCTATTCACTGTGATTGAAATTCACAAAAGGAGGGTCTTGAAGAGTATAACTGAGCTGTGTGAAAGCAGTAATTCATCATTCTGGGAAACACActtatttgctgtcttgctgaggattagatgagaagattcaTACCACTTTTgttgtctgtacagtaaatataaagctaccAGCAGCTAACTTCGCTAACCggactgtttcttggccagGAACCGCAAATTCTTGGAGTCTGTGCTGGTTGCCAGGCAACTGGTGCTGGCCAAGAGATggattggggggggggctgataTTCAACTCTTTCATCATTTAGAAAAATCTGTAGCTGTCATGAAACCCTTTATAAGAGTTCACTCTCTCccatcatttgaatattttgccTCACTTTTCACCtttaacttcctgtctgccAGGTGTACGCATGGGGCTACAATAACTGCGGTCAGGTGGGTTCAGGCTCCACAGCGAACCAGCCCACACCCCGCAGAGTGTCCACCTTGCTGCAGAACAAAGTGGCTGTCAGTATTGTCTGCGGTCAGACCTCATCTCTGGCAGTAGTGGACAATGGAGAGGTGACTGTTCAACATACTGGAGCTATAAGCGCTGTGTTATCCCTCTGCAGCCTCCGCAGCACTCATGTTGTCTGAATGCCTCTGCAGGTGTATGGCTGGGGCTACAATGGGAATGGACAACTGGGACTTGGAAATAATGGGAACCAGCTCACTCCCTGTCGCCTTGTAGCTCTGCTGGGATTATGTGTGCAACAGGTGTGAGATTACACACACTAAAATATACACTTGGATGAAACTTTCAGTTCAAAGGTTCACTAAGAATATGCACCCAGTGAGACTTTGTAACATTATATGAGTGTTATGTTGCAAAAAGTGAGCATTTTCATTGCAGTTCTAATATATATGCACCAAGTaacatcattttatttaaaatctaaaaaataaaaaataagcagtGCACTCAGTGTATATGCatatgggaaaaaaagacatacaACTCAACAAGGACAACAAGACAAAACCAGTTGAAATATTTGCATGGGTCTGGGCATGAGATTTGATGTCTTAAAACTGTTGGTCTTCCATCAAAAGTTTTTCGTTCCGTCTCCAGATTGTCTCAGGATATGCCCACTCCCTGGCACTAACAGACGAGGGCTTGCTGTATGCTTGGGGTGCCAACACATACGGACAGCTGGGCACCGGCAACAAGAGCAACCAGCTGAGCCCAGTCCAGATCATGACTGAGAAGGAGAGGTGAGCGGCACCTTCTCCACAGATGCCATCAACCTTCTTCTTACTGTCTTTCACACTGCTAAGTCCTCTCCTCTGGCTTCTTTGACAGGATTGTGGAGATCGCTGCCTGTCACTCCACAAATACATCAGCTGCTAAGACCCAGAGCGGTCAGGTGTACATGTGGGGCCAATGCAGGGGCCAGTCTATAGTGCTGCCTTACCTCACGCACTTTGCCTGCACCGACGATGTCTTCGCCTGCTTCGCCACCCCGTCGGTTATGTGGAGGCTTCTTTCCATGGGTAAGACCCAGGACTCATGTTCCCAGTGATGCTGTAGTGATGAAATGAATCAAGTTTCTGTTACTTTACTTCTTAGATTACATTTAGTTCATGCACATAGGCTCTGCAGATCAATGCGACTTTAAATAGATCATCCGTCACAGTGAACTTGGGGCTTTTTGTTATGCAGTAATTCAGGTTCAAATGTAAACTGATGTGAATGCATCTGTGTGCACCGACAAATCAGATGTCAGATTTCTCCTGAAGAAAAGTTTTCAGAACAGTTTTGTGTTCCCGATGGAAGTTATGCAAGTTATTATTTTCTACGTTCTGGCGTAATACTAAAGACATGAAAACCATGACAAAAGATGTGGAATTATGGAGGAAACCAAAAAGTGTTaaa is a window encoding:
- the LOC139340411 gene encoding RCC1 and BTB domain-containing protein 1-like gives rise to the protein MVDVTKWPIFSLMGPQELATIRKACVFGMSANEAIYITNDDEVYVFGLNCSNCLGTGDSQSTIVPKKVDFLSGRKVVSLSYGSGPHVLLATEDGELFAWGHNGYSQLGNGTTNQGVAPVLVSANLLNKKVTEVACGSHHSMALTDSGEVYAWGYNNCGQVGSGSTANQPTPRRVSTLLQNKVAVSIVCGQTSSLAVVDNGEVYGWGYNGNGQLGLGNNGNQLTPCRLVALLGLCVQQIVSGYAHSLALTDEGLLYAWGANTYGQLGTGNKSNQLSPVQIMTEKERIVEIAACHSTNTSAAKTQSGQVYMWGQCRGQSIVLPYLTHFACTDDVFACFATPSVMWRLLSMEHDDFLTVAQSLKREFDNPETADLKFCVDSKYIYVHKAILKIRCEHFRSMFQSHWNEDMKEVIEIDQFSYPVYRSFLEFLYTDNVELPPEDAIGLLDLATSYCENRLKRLCQHIIKRGITVENAFSLLSAAVRYDAEDLEEFCFKFCVNHLTEVTQTAAFWQIDGNLLKDFICRASRCGAFKN